In Tachypleus tridentatus isolate NWPU-2018 chromosome 3, ASM421037v1, whole genome shotgun sequence, the sequence atttttattaagataCCAGCCAGAATACTCTTTCCCTGGCGTTACGTTGTGTACATTCacgattaatgaaagattatcttaggacatgaaaagttgcttcccttatatataactttaaaaaacgcccataaaaactgcaaaacttaAAATTTGCCTGCCTCTCTACATAGACCAAACAAATCTTCCTGCCAAATTTGATGAAAATCCATGAAGAGAGGGCGAAGAAATGGTAAAAACCACAAAAACGTCGACACAAACTGCAAAACGCAAAATTTATTTCCCCATAGACCCAATAAACCAAGTTTTTTGAAGATCCATCCACAGGAGGTTAAGTAGtggtataaaatgaaatatggtcTAGGAGTCACCAAGGTGATTGTTAGTATTTTTCTCATGTACCTAATACAGCTGTCTTCTCCATTCAGAGACTCTGGTTCAATGTATCTTATAAACGCAGTATGCGTACTGCACTTCTGGATAAGTGTttacaacaaacaattttctgaagcacttattgtgttatttaataataaaaagatttaaCCCGAGAAATAAAAGCAGATTTCTGAACTCGATCGATCCAGATATTTAACTTTCGCAACCCAAACTCAACTCATGGGCTAAAGGGCTAAGTCAAAGACTACATTCAATTCTTGCAACCAGAGCTCAATACTTGGGCTAGAGAACTAGATCAAAGACGCTATTTAATACCTACAACCCGAGTTCAACACATGGACTAAAGGGCCAGGTTAAAGACCCCATTTGGCTATTGCAACCCAAACCCAACAATGGGTTAAAGACCATATCGATGACCCCATTTCACTCTTGCAACCAGAGCTCAATACATGAGCTAAAGACCATATCGACGATCCCATTTAACTATTGCAACCAGAGCACAACACATGAGCTAAAGACCATATCGACGATCCCATTTAACTATTGCAACCAGAGCACAACACATGAGCtttataataaagttacacaTCCCTAATTTGGAACTATTGTCCAGAGAGAGCTTGAACTTCCACTTAGGTTgcctgaaagagaacgcactgaGATTTCTAGCAGATGTAGAAACGAGAAACATGAATTGGTGTTGTTAAATTGCATTATGTCCAATAATCTCACCGTTCATCATTTAATAGAAACTCAATACACGTCCTGATCTTGTTGCTAGATGTAATTAGTTTCTACAAAATGCAACGTaatacttttaatgtgttcaaactAATAGGACATCAACTTAGAAAGGAGCGTACCGCTACCACTATTATGCTTACCTTTACACTTTTATTCTCTTCATGACACATTTTTGCATTGCTATAAGACTTTTATTCTCTTAATGACACATTTTTGCATTGCTATAAGACTTTTATTCTCTTAATGACACGTTTTTGCATTGCTATAAGACTTTTATTCTCTTAATGACACGTTTTTGCATTGCTATAAGCACGTGTTAATAAAAACTGGCGATTTGACAAGCACGACACTAAACACCGTGCTTCAATCTTCTACATTATACATATATCCTCTTCGGAGAAGATAAACTTCATTCTCTAAGCTTTATTCGCAGTTAATTATCACAAATAATTCTCTTTTGTCATCAACAGTCCAGGAAGAACCTGAAAGCTCATATTCGAAGATTAGTGTTTGAAACAGTAACTTATTGTGTAGTTCAGCAACGAAActaataaatgtacaaaatctTACATGTAAGAAAATCTATAGATCTTTTTTTCAATGTTGGGGTATCCATGATTTTATAGGAATAACCAAGTTATTATAATACGTCAATTTtactaaaacattcaaaatataatccATCTGAAACAGATTGGCATTGGATTCGCTTTCCCACGATACCAAAGCCTTAATACTCCACTTCGTATCTTTGTATTGTATATAATTAGTATATAGAACCCCAACGCCCCATTTCAGGTTCACAGACGCCGCTCGTGACTTCAAGACGCCCCATTATACGGATAAAACATCTCCACTATACCAAATAGACTATCTTTATAGAACCCCCTCCCCATAAGCAAATCCTATTTGCATACGTAAATACGTTTTGGTGCTGTTGTCAGTATAAGTATGCACATAGTTCCAAACATAATGCTTAGAGGATCTCAGTCGGAAGAGTAATACACAATCTAATGCCAGTTTGGAGTTCAGTGACCCTGCTAAATCCCCATCATGCATAGGTGACTCGTTTAATCCTCCTTGTTACCCCACCCTCCCAGAgcctctgcggacttacaactctttAAACCGAGCttagatacccatggtgggcagagcacagatagcccattttgtagctttacatTTAATTACGTGCAAATAAGCAAGCCTTATTACCCTACATTGATTTCTGGCTATAATTACTCCAAAAAGGTCCATACCAGAGAAAATGTTATTAGGATGCTCGTCCTTGGTTTGGTCATGCTAGTCACTGGAGAGACGTTATGTATCCTTGATACAAAGCATTTATACCTTAGTTTTAATTGTACCAATCAGCCTCATGAAGCTTAATacgataatataaaatattatgctaAAAATCGGGTCGGTTTGTAGTACAGATAACGCATTGTATATGTGTCTTAACAACAGAAACAAACCTAGTGTATACTTTAGTAATACAGAGAGTCCCTATTAAGATAGCATAGTCTATATTCCAAATTAAGGGTTACGTTTTTATCGAGTCCTGTTTAGCATCCACATTTCAATGTTTAGAAAGCAAGCAACTAACATGTGACCGAGATTCAAGTTATTCTTACACAAGAATGTTTCGTAGTTTTACAAATATGTGTCTAATGGGTGAAGTTCTGATCATTTAGGTTTGTTCTTGTTTACGACTCACCAAGGTATGGTGTGTGATTATATATTTCGGTTCAAACGTTATTTTACCTTCAGATAGGGGGTAGTGCCTACACGTTTTGTTTTCGTTATTAATGATACTGAAACGCGAGAGCTTTGCTGGGTTCCAAATTGAATACATTTGCACTTTTTATCAGCTGATTTTCATAACTCCGCAATAACATGAACACACGTGAATATATCTCGAAGAAGATTACTAGACATCTGGTTATTGGATCGCTCATGGCAATCTTGCATCAGATATTAAATGCAGTAGCTTTTCTTGTTACAGATATTTCATCCGAAAAAAAAAACTCCTCTTTAGAGCACCTCAGGTCGTGCGGCAATGATTAAAGTCCATTTTATGACCTTAACCTAAAGTAACCCCTAGTCCCTAAggaatatataaatgataatatcGAATGCCAAACAAGAGCGTTTCAGTGGGTCACGAAATGGTTTACTTATacattttatactatatataatttcaaacaaatctaGTTTGAGTGTGGAGCAATgtattaagaaaatattcaacGACATAGGTAATGCACTCTGATTGGTTtgctttgctttgaatttcgcgcaaatctacacgagagctatatatAATAATCGTTTAttatttagcagtgacagactaaaGTAAAGGCAGCTAAGTCAACAATGAGCATGTTGTGTGACGAGGGCTCGAACCCGAGCCCCTCAAATTTCTAGGTCTTAACCTTCAGACCTACCATCCCGCATCTTAACCATCAGGCAATCATGTCATGGCCTAACTATCAGACAGGCCACGTCAGGTCTTAATTATAAATCAGGTCGTGCCAGGTTCTAACCAACAGACAAGCCAAGTCATGGCTTAAACATCAGGCAAGCCATGTTAGGGCCCAATGACTTCTGAGAATAATGCAGAAGATAAATTGAAAAGGATGTTGATCGAATTTTGAAACCAGGCAGTTTGATCTCTGTTGATCAATGATCTAAGTGGTAATGCAAATTATCATTTCTCAAAcctcatatatttgttttcttctcaCATTCTGAAAGAGCTAACCTGGCCTGTAGAGGTTATGATGCTCGGATTGTAAATCTGGAGATTTGCAATTTTCAACCCATTGCTGCAAAACCATGCACCGAATTTGTTTGGTCGTGAGTGGGTTATGAGAATGATAGTGAAGTCCCAATATTCGACCAGAGAAGAGAGTTCTAGTGGATGTTGTTGACTAGTGTTCCTAATCCTATCtattcagttcaaaattagagatggctagcttGTGTAAAATTCAGGCTTTTTGTTGGTTCACAAATTGCGGCTACAACGTTCGTGTAATAATAATCAATTAGGTTGTAATGCAGTGTCTCTGTTggcaaataaaaatgaatatgctttattttacaataaattgtcGAAAAGCCGTTGCAAATGAAACACTTGAGGGTGTAAATGATTAGTCATAGATatgatattttattctaaatatgcCAAAGGAATCGAGTTTCCATTTTATTTTGCAACCTTCACAAAAGCCCAAGTAGGATCAAATGCctcactttgttttctttatataacatCAGTTATCAGCCCAAAACACACGGTTTTAGTCATTCATTTTACGTGAATAGTTTGAGTCCTTTGCATGGCAAAAGTGAACAATGTTAAAGAGATTGGTAATTCCTTTAACATAGTTAATTGTCTTTGATAAGATACGTCAACAACCTGTCTTTGATTTTGACACCATAACTGGGCGTATGCATATCGGTTATAATGTCTCTGTAATATCTTTTTCGCATTGTTTTGCGGCCTATTTGTGGTGTTAACGTATCAACTTgaatatttgacatttttactCTATTTTGCATATGCAAATAAAGGGGGCATTTGTTGATTAAAAGAGCCTTAGTAAGTAAGTGGCGACTTAGACTGTTATCTTCTAACGCGTTATTTTGtacaaatgtataatatttgacGCGAAGATAACATTAAAGGTCCATTGCTAATGTAGTAACATATTGTTGAGTAAAGTAACGTTTTAatactaatgtttgtttgtttgtttttgaatttcgcacaatgctgcacgagggttatctgtgctagacgaccctaatttagcagtgataggctagagggaaggctactagtcatcaccaactaccgcTAACACTTGAACTACTCTTTGACCAATGTTAATGTACTAATATATTGTTAAGTAAAGTAAAACTTTATTACTAATATAGTAACATATTGTTAAGTAAAGTAAAGctatattactaatataataatacattcttaAGTAAAATAGAGCTCTATTACTAATGTagtaatatattgttaaataaagctCCACTACTAATGTAGTAATATATTGCTACGTCACCGAAAATGTCGAAAGTAAGtttattatttctctttgtttttcagAACTATGTCCTCGAACATCTATTCTACTACTATTTTTTGCCTTTTGTTGACTTCCTCATCACTTGCTGATGTGATGAAAGATAAAACTTCTTTTGACACAACTTTCAGTTTACCAAATAATTTGGAAGAATCAGTAAGCGAACAGCCAGACGAATATTCACACGATTACCAACTTGAAAATAAATGTGATTACCAGTTTGAGCCGACTGAACATCAGGTGTCGTCAAAGGATTCTCTGGTGCTAGAAAGGTATAGACGTTACCCTCAGCAATCAGGTTTAAATTCTGGTAAACGATCTGATAGCCGCTTCGCTTTTGGATTGGGCAAAAGACCTGGCAGGCGCTTTGCTTTTGGTTTGGGTAAGCGTTCTGACAGCCGTTTTGCCTTTGGATTGGGCAAACGACCTGATGGCCGCTTTGCTTTTGGTCTAGGTAAACGAACCACTTCTGACAATAATGATGATGATGCTAGAGTAATGAATAGATTTAACCGATATAGTCATCAATTTAATTTTGGACTGGGAAAACGTGTTGACAGTAGTTTCGGTTTTGGTAAGAGGTCCTCAATTAATAATCCAACTATTGAATATTCTCCTTTTGAAGAAGACAAACGACCTTCTCACCAATTTCGTTTTGGTTTAGGAAAGCGACCAGATAGTCGTTTTGCTTTTGGATTAGGTAAGAAATCCTCACGAATTGATCCCATTATTGGTGGCGCTCCTTTTGATGACATCAGCCGACTTTATCGCCAGTTTAGTTTTGGTTTAGGAAAGCGACCAGATAGTCATTTTGCATTCGTATCGGGtaagaaatatttactaaatgaTTTCAATCTTGACGATTTAGCTCTTGACGAAGACAGGCGACTTTCTCatgatttcagttttgatttAGGCAAGCGACAAGACAATCGTATCGACGTTGGTCTAGGAAAGGAACCACAAAATAATGATCCAAAAATACTCGAACTCGCATCGGAACGAGAAAAAAGGGGTATTCGCCGACTAAGCTCCAGTCTTGGTAAGAGACCCAGTAGTAGCGTTGCTTTGGGGTCTGAGAAGCGACATTCCTCCAATCACTATGGATACACAAGGGAACTGGGAAAAAGAAATTCCTTTGCTCTAAACTATTTCTTACCTCCTGAACTAGAAGATTTCATGAAACGTCGATATCACTTTGGGTTAGGTAAAAGGAGCGTCCAGTTTCAAGTAGAAGAGGGGACAAAATGAAACGTTCATGTCCGAAATTCGTTTCTTTCTCAATAATGGAGAATAGTATTGGCAAATGGAAATTCAATGAAAAACAATTGTACATAAATAACGTACAATAAAATACAACGTTTATTTATAAGCATATCGAAAAAAAGAGTTGAAATacaaagtgtaataaaaaaagtaacataaataaacttattGCATTTCGAGTCATTTAATCGTATAAAAGTTAAGTATGAAAATGTTATGATCTGATTTGTGAAACTTAAATTgacgaaatattttatgaataataaacgGGAAAAAATCTAAATATGAAGATTCAACTTTACTTTATTATTCAacaaattatattgtattattacaatTACGTCTGCTTTACTTAGACATTTACAATTTCAGCCAATCGTAAATTAAACGTCAACCGATGGGACAGCAGTAATTTCacggacttaaaatgctaaaatccttGATTCGATTCTCCTTGGTAAACATTGCTGGTAGTTTAATGTGtgtttactctaaaacaaacacggattaaacatattttacttattttaagtagatgtagtttcatatttaaacatatataaaaacagtgtctTTCTGATACTGTACAAGTTAATACATGGTCTACACGTCTTATTCTTTAAACACTTATTCCTAAACATAAATATGAATCATATAAATCAACTTATTAATATTCAATACAGACTTTTAGAAATGCATACAATTTACAAGTTGTCTTGAATTTCATTGTATTAGTTAACAGCAACATTATCCGTTTTCCATTCAAAAAAACACTGGGTATAATTATTTTCCAGCTTCACTCTGAAACGCaggttttatttaacataaataactaTAACTTGCCTATGCATTCAAAAGACTTAACACATAACTTTACGATCACAGGATAGAaaatgatgttatattttaacacagaTTACTTCATTTCTTTTGATTATTGTACGTGAACAAAGAGAAGACCAGGAGAAATTAGATAAATAGATGCATACGTCATCTCCTCTGTTtttgaaacaacaacataataaatatagGGTACTATTAATAGATATTAAGATATCCCACGAATCACAACATAGAGAAAAGCACACATTTAAATTTCACTACTTTCAGCGCATAGAAACCTTGGCTTCCAGTAACTCTTGTCTGTCATCGGTAGGTCAGCTGTATGTTtaaagacttacaacgctaaatttcgGTGTTTGATTCtctgcggtggacacagcaagaATATCTcatattatcattaaatatttcaaagtgcAAGCGACTTTCGGGAGTGATGAGTCATTGAAATTTCTTTcgttcttaattttacaaaatggcCCGacatgccaggtggttaagacactcgactcgtaatccgagagtcgcgggttcgaatatccgtcgcaccaaacatgctcgccctttcagctgtgagggcgttataatgtggctttcaatcccactattcgttggtaaaagagtagcccaagaattggcggtgggtgatgataactagcagccttccctctagtcttacgctgctaaattagggacttctaGTGCAGAATAGCCCTTGTgcacctttgcgcgaaattcaaaataaaccaaaccaaactttacgAAATTGTCAAGATGAAAAATGGTCTTGAATAATCAACTATCGGCACGAGAGCATGTAACGCAAAAATCGGGGTTCCATACAAGTGGTGGGCACAGAgaggatagcccattgtgtacctttgttctttaaaacagaCAAACGTATTACCAGCGTGAGCAGTTTTATTACcatattgttacttattattatacatttttaacctGAAGACATCTCACTAAGCCTAAAACATAAACACTACTAACGACTAACTAGAAAATAATGCCTTTATAAGTCAGAAATATATGATAACAAGAAGTTTTAGGGGAAAAGTATTTGATAACATAGAAGTTTTCGAAAAAGTGCAAAGTTCCATTAcgatatattttgttactagatgaaaaaacgtttaaaatataatctgttaAACTTTTAGCCCACTATTGTCTGAGAAAATAGAAACAGAAACACATTAAAAGCATCATCTAGAATTTGGATGTTATAACTGTAATTGAACTTACGAAGAGAAAAAAGGCAGTTCAAGTTATATAAACGTGTTGTTGTATTATAAATAGTTTCTTTCTCTactttttctttctctaaaagtTCATAATTGCATCTTTTTTATACACTGATATGATTCTGTCTTACTGTGGATCATGTTGTTACTACTCCTTTCAATTGTCCAAGTAATTATACATCTATTAATCTTACATCATTAGTAATAAATCTTTATGAATATCTGTCAAAAGACACTTTTttaaaagtcatttaacaaagtttcatGGATTATTAGATGATGAAAATGGATCCAATGGGGGAAACTTTTCCTTTCTATTCTTTGAAAGAGATACTGCTTACGTTGATGAGGGGTAGAGACGTGAATGTAGTGTATCTGGATCTTCaggaaacatttaataatacgccacataaaaggcttgctTAACAGAACAATCTGTGTAAGTGTTAGAGATAAGCTGTTTCATTGGATAGAAAATTAGTCAGGTGTAAGGAAACAGAGGGTTATTATAAGTGTAGTtaagtcaaactggattaatgttacaagtggagTACCTCATGACTCAGTCTTAAGACCTTTGCTTCTTTTGATTTTATCAGTGATATGGATGaaggaatgatcaataaattatttaaatttgttgatgatattaaAGTTATCGGTGTTGCTGGTTGCAAGGAAGATAAGACAACTTAACAAAAAGATTTGAATTAGTTGGTGAGTTGGGTGAATACACTGCTGggcaaaatattaaggccaatgaacataacattttgcgttgttagactcaaccacttatttgagttgagcttcgaaagatgaaaattagaaaagagaaaataaaaataaaaaacatttttagcatttaataggaaaaatgtgaacactatgaaattagcctaaactagtcaaaaatttaagaccatactgaaacgaagcgttaatcggtaaacacgtaaagaaatttagtcatttgtgttccagcattaacgttgtcaacctctcccactgacatctcctgtgttacattgggtaaaaacatggcaaaggctataATGTTGACAGAGTTGGAACGTGTcagaattgtcgagctacaaaagcaaggtctctctcaacgtgccatcgctggtgagattgggcgtagtaaagctgctgttgcaaatttcttaaaaggccctgagggatacggaacgtgAGCTTcaagcccaagaaaatttcgcagGCGTTAAGcgggaggattcgacgggttgtccggcaagacaccagtcgatcgtcgaaccagattaaggcccttatggactcagaatgcaactcaagaacaataagacggcatctacgagagaaaggatTTAAAATCCGTAAACGtgttcaaaggccatgcctccttccacaccacgaaacagttcggttaaactttgttgagatgcgccaaacatgggacgtagaaaagtggacgaaggttttctTTCctgttgagaaaaaaatttaacctggatggtccaaatggcttccaacgttactggcacgataaagatatcccaccggagacatttctacacaacacagtagaggaggttccatcataatctggggtgctttctccttccatggaacaatagagcttcagactatacaggggcgtcaaacagcagctagctacattggcatgttggagagagcatccttattgactgaaggccctcgcttgtgtgaataTGATTGagtctttcagcaggacaatg encodes:
- the LOC143246101 gene encoding uncharacterized protein LOC143246101 — translated: MSSNIYSTTIFCLLLTSSSLADVMKDKTSFDTTFSLPNNLEESVSEQPDEYSHDYQLENKCDYQFEPTEHQVSSKDSLVLERYRRYPQQSGLNSGKRSDSRFAFGLGKRPGRRFAFGLGKRSDSRFAFGLGKRPDGRFAFGLGKRTTSDNNDDDARVMNRFNRYSHQFNFGLGKRVDSSFGFGKRSSINNPTIEYSPFEEDKRPSHQFRFGLGKRPDSRFAFGLGKKSSRIDPIIGGAPFDDISRLYRQFSFGLGKRPDSHFAFVSGKKYLLNDFNLDDLALDEDRRLSHDFSFDLGKRQDNRIDVGLGKEPQNNDPKILELASEREKRGIRRLSSSLGKRPSSSVALGSEKRHSSNHYGYTRELGKRNSFALNYFLPPELEDFMKRRYHFGLGKRSVQFQVEEGTK